ttgagttagatcgctgatttggattgcccactaaacaaattctttattttaagctttctgctgattgattgatattgaatggatgtgtgaatGGACCAAGTAgatcgcttggggaccagcaatgatCTTCGAGTGCCaatcacgtctagggtacccttccagGGCGTGACATTATGCATATTAGTTATATGTTATAGTTGTGTATTTTTTATGTCAGGATTTTTTTCCTTATATGGTAAACCAACCGAGCCTATAGTATATGTACCAGCAGAATATCTCTGTGTCATATGTAGGTTTTGATTTTGTAAACTTTTAGTTTCTGTGTTTCCATTTTTGGAGACAAAATCCTGCTTCTTTTAGTTGTTATTTACAAAAAATTGTTGCTTTAGCTGCTGCTACTTTATGTTGTGAAGTATAAggaaaagttaagattttagGTTGGGATACGAAGAGTAACATCCCAAGAAACATGTTCTTGGCACGAAAAAAGTGGTAATTTTCCTTTTCTGTAGACTAAGTACTatttgatgttaaattaggaCTCAATAGAAGCTGTATGAAAATGTCCTATCTTTAACACCCTCAGTCCTCTTTTGACTATTCTTTTTTACTGATTATAGGAGAAAAGGAATACTATGAAAGACAGTTTGAGCTATTGAAGTCATTCGAGGAAGTTGatattgtttttctattttcaggGACAAGGTTCTTATGCAATGGGGCCCAATCAAGAAGTAGTTTGAAGGCGCGCAATGAGAGTTTTTGCTTTtagatcatatatatgtatatgtatacaCAAAAAAATTTCTTGTTATCATATGTATATAGATACAATGATAACTAAAGTACTAGCTAATATATATGTACGTACTCGGAAAtgcttttgttctaattttgtgaaatattatatattagatgtttttaatatctatatatactaattttagagaattttattttaaaacactaAATATTATTCTTTAGTAACGAGATGAATATTACCTTTTGCAATGACAAAAAAGTTGCCACTGATATTTAGTGGATTTTGCGgctgttaattaattaagtgtagTAGCGACATAAAAGTTGATGCTAATAGTTTATACTTTTTTGCAGCGATAGGAGATGCTACtaattaatatcaatatttatcAGCGACATAAAAGTTGCCACAGTTAACTTATAAGTTTTTGTGGCAACTATGTCGCCACTCTAGGTCATATTTTAGGAGCGACATAAAAGTTGCCACAGTTAGCTAATAAGTTTTTGTGGCAACTATGTCGCCACTAAAGGTCATATTTTAGGAGCGACATAAAAGTTGCCATAGTTAGCGTATAAGTTTTTGTGGCAACTATGTTGCCACTAAACATCATATTTTAGGAGCGACTTTCCAAATATTTGTgttgtaaattattattttttgtggcatatttgttcatatattatgaCGAATTATGTCGCCACAGATGACTTTTTATTGTGGCGACATTATTTAATTGTCACAAATAACATTTAGTTATGGAACTACTATGAATGGAGCAATTGTCGCTGCTATATACCTTTAGCGGCGACTGTGGAGCATTTTGTAGTGACTTATGGTGCCACAATAAGTCTTATTTCTTGTAGTGCATCCATATAATGGATCTTCACTTTGACCcagcaacaagaacaacaaactCGGTGTAGTCCCATAAGTGAGGTTTaaggaggatagagtgtacgcaaatTTTATTCCTACGTACCTGGTGGAGATAGAAAGGTTATTTTCGAAAGATCCTCGACTCGAATAACACATCAAAGAAGTTAGAAAGAAAACACATAAGTAAAGAGGACATATCAAATACTCCAATAggaaagcataacataacattCGGAAAACAGGAGCAATAACAATAATCAAATAATGTGATGACCGAAGCACGGTAAATAACAAAACGAGGAGTAACAAAAGTTGTAAGACAAACAACTACGAGAAAAATGTTACTACTACTAGATACATGTCAGGATTGTAATTCTCTTATTGTTTGAACAAACAAAGATTCTTAGAAGGTATGTCTTCACGCATTTTCTGGTAAACATAAAGATTCTAGTACCATTACAttctttgaattattattttttccctaatttaaaacataaaaaatcaaTCGGACGCCCACCTTCAAGTGTATTTGAATAAGatctaaatttatttaaaattttacctTGTGTTGTCTATGGTACAAAAAGCTAAAATAAAAGTTGGAAAAACAACATTTTGTTGTCAACAATATAATTGCAGTTGATGTCTTTCAAAAAGAACGAATGACTAATGCGTGAATATGGAAGTTGTTATAATGCTGTAAAACTGATTTTGATGATTGACAAACCTGATGAAGGGACCTGGTACCTCTAATGTGATTACCAAAGGCAAACAACACTGTTGTAAAGTGTACCATGTCTGTGGAGTGTGGGAGAGTGGTAGGGTAGTGTAGCAGTAGGACAACAGTGTCCTTGTACACCTCGATCCATGAGAAGAGGTTAAGGGTTTTGCCCTTTGTCCCCCTCATTGATAAGGAGAATTGATAAAGAGCAAAACCCATCTTTTGCAATTTATGAAAAGCGTTGCTCTTGTCTCAACACATAAGTTGTGTCGGCTTTCACAACTTGAAGACCTCAACTACAAAGTACCTGCTCTTATCAACCGAAACTGTTTGCTTGTTCCTTGTTCTTATCTTCTAGATTTGAGTTGTTGACTAGAGTTAGccgtgttgttgttattgttggagTCTATATCGACTAGCTAGTTGGTGTCGTGTGAGAGCAATAAGAGTTATTGTGTGTACTACTGTAATAGAGTTATTATACTAGAGTCTTGTAAGGAATTAAGAGTTTAATTCCTAGGTTGCAAGAGTTTGTAATCTAAATTTGGTACGTGATAGTCTTGGGTTTTTCCTTCCTTGAGCAAGAAGGTTTCCACGTAAACATCTTGTGTGCTTTACTTTCTGCTGTGTAAAATTGTCATTCCTTGTTCTTAGCTGTTGATTAGTCAAGGACCTGATCCCTTGACCTATGGTGGATTCATACGAGCCAATAGAAGTCCTCATTATCATATATAGAAGCAAATAAACTTACCTGAATGACCAACATGTAGTATTAAGCTGGTCAGATAAAAAGTTAATTAATcggaaatagaaaaaaaatccaaaaggtGAATACGTAAACCATATCTCCCTAATCCACCCTCACTCTTGCTTTTCATTTTTTCGCATTAGCAGAGTTGTGTTACCCATGTAATTTTAGGTGAAGAAAGTATATACTGATTAGTCATGCTTTTTTATGAGTTTAATGCCATACTAAACTGGGAAAAAAACATTTGACAAATGAAGAATTCATCGGGAGAAGAATCTGGggctttttctcttcctttattcctaattttttgcaagatagtcaaaaagcgtagtcaaaaaagaaaaaaatgcgTTTtaaacgcgtagtcaaaaagggaggtgtAATATGTGGATTTTATGCGGATTTTACGcttttctagtttcctataaatagagggcctcttgccctcatttagattatccccacaaaaattacaatccaaatgagtaagaacacaaagagagttatacacaagataaatattatattctTGAGTGtactctttagtgagttgttccttttacaagagagaagtgttaattgttattttctccttgtattagagagcagtgtactctcatattatcatagtaagatccttTTACCCGTGGTTTTTTTCCTCTATCCGTTTGAGgagttttcacgtaaaattctcgtgtttaatttattttcattatttattataatatcaaactttagttgtggtgcttcttCCCCCaatagtggtatcagagccctcggttattctgtctattttatgcgaatGTACTATCtgtaaatagtaaattttcgtAAATAGTAAAATTCAGTGAAAAGTATTATTTAGTGAATAGTGAATTTCAGTGACGGTACAGTTtatcacgattgttcgcaaaaatattcataaataatcTAGAAAGATGTGAAGtgaataacaatgtcgagtacaacaaagtttgacgttgagaaattcaatgggactaatttctcattgtggaaaatgaaaataagagcgatattgagaaaCGACAATTGCTTAGATGCAATTAAAGGCAGGCCCATAGACTTTACTGGTGatagcaagtggaacgacatagacagcaacgccgTTGCTGAtttacacttggcactagctgatcaagtgttgtctagtgtggctgaaaaacGAACGGCAAAGGAAATATATGATACTTTTACGGGATTGTATGAGACCAattctttgcataataaaatcttcttaaaaagaagattgtatactcttcgaatggcagagtcaaTGTCGGTTActaaacacatcaatactttgaatactctgttttcgcaacttacaataatAAGTTGCAAAATAGATGGAATTGAActtgcggagcttctacttcaaagtcttcctgactcgtatgatcaactcatcatcaacctgaaaaataatacaaatagtctagtttttgatgaaattgtagcagctgtcttagaagaagaaaattggcacaaaaataaagaagatagacaaacaagttcgcagcaagctaaagatttgatgatggtgagaggaagaccaacagaacgtggccccagtgggagtcataatcatggtagatctcaatcaagaagtaagaagaatatcaagtgttacAACTGTAGCAaaaaagggcacttcaagaaagattgtcagttcaagaagaaaagtgaacaccttgagtcatcaaatgctcaagggaatgttgcaagtacctcggatgatggcgatattttatgtagtgaagcaatatcaaataatgaaggcagaaaacatTTCATtaatgtctggatcatggacacaggagcaataTGGCACTTGACTTTCCAGAGAGAATGGtttcatcaatataatcctatcttatgagggtctgtgttcatgggagacgATCATTCTTTGgatattattgatattggatctatcaaaataaagatgtatgatgacACGGTATGCACCATCCaagaggtacgacatgtaaaagacttgaggaagagACTATTTTATTTAggacaattagatgataataGATGTTCATtaaagactcatggtggagtcataaaaatatcaaaatgagcgcttgtagtgatgaaagcggaaaaacttgctgcaaatatatatatgcttaaaggtgaaacacaccaagaaggagaagtaTCAACTGAGTTAGCAAGTTCATTTAAAaaatcaacgatgatgtggcaaCGTAAACTTagccatatgtcggaacgaggtttaaagattcttgctgagcaaaaggtTCTTCcaaggctcaaaaaggtttcactacccttatGTGAGCATTGTATTACCAGTAAGCAACAcggactgaagtttagcagttcctctgatAAAAGCAAGTCTACCACaagttatgtgtttactcttgctggaggagatGTAAggtgggtttcaaaactgcaatctatcatgactacatctacgacggaagcagaatatgtagcagctaaacaagctagcaaagaggcaatatggatgcagatgttactggaggaggtTGGGCACAAATAAGAGAAGGTTGttctgttttgtgacagtcagagcatTTTGCATCTTGCAATGAATCCGGCATTTTATTCAAGGACAAAgtacatacgagttcagtatcacttttttcgtgagaaggtggaagaaggcagcgTGGATattattcagaaaattcacactaatgactacctagcagatatgtttacgaagccgatcaacagtaacaagtttaaaTAGTGTCGATCTTTTGTTAGCCTAGAAGAAAtataacattgcagtaattgggtaaaAAGAATGGTgtaaagacttaattgattctcaattaaatattCAAGTGAgagaatgcaagatagtcaaaacgcgtagtcaaaaagggaacaaaacgcgttttgaacgtgtagtcaaaaagggaggtgcaatacgcggattttacgcgtttctagtttcctataaatagagggtctcttgccctcatttagattatCTCCACAAAAAttacaatccaaaagagtaagaacacaaagagagttatacacaagataaatattatagtcttgagtgtcctctttagtgagttgtttcttttataagagagaagtgctaattgttgttttctccttgtatttgagagcagtgtactctcatattatcatagtaagatcTTTCTACCCCGTgattttttctctctatctgtttgaggggtttccacgtaaaattctcgtgtccaatttattttcattatttattatcatatcaaactttagttgtggtgtttCCTCCTTCAACAATTTTCACCCCTTAGTTTCCCATTGTACTCatgttatatttgtttataGATGATCGTGGTCTTGTATTGAGTATTTAATCCACACAACTTCTCAAATTCTTCAGATTTTTTATGGTAAAGAAGTGAATGTTGGTTAATGAGTAAATAATGGTGGACTCATTTTTGCTGAATTGAGTGTAAAGCATTAAAGTACCACTGCTGAACATCTAATAACCCTTTATgtaattaaattattactatTTAATTAGATTTTGGTCTACTGCAGCGGCAAAATAGTAAACTAACTTTATATTTAGGAGCTTCCTACTTTTAGCATAACATGAACATAGTTCATGAAACAAAAAGCTATTTTTGAAATAGAGACCTTCAATCGAAGGGGATAAAGCTAAGGGTCCCTATATCTTTTTTCGTTTGGAATATATAGAGACTGTCAATAAACTCGTAGAAGATGGTGGAATGAAAAGTGGATTTGATATTGGTCATGTTCCATGTCCTATATATTGTTCACTAATGATACACCATACGTTAGACAATTTCAACAATAGTTTGGCTTAAAACTATGTGTACGTGATTTACAAATATTCGCAACTTAGAGCttgtttggattgatttattGTAAGTGCTTTTAAGCACTTAGGTAGTGTTTGGGTAAGATTATGCACTTTTTTTACTCTTCTCAACAAGGTTTAGACGTGTGAGAAGAGACTGTCTAGTTTTTTTTCAAATAGATTTGAACCTTGATCTCCCGTAGTTTTATTTTAACGGCTAAATTGTTGGTAATTTATAATTTCCTCTCTCCTTCCAAAAGAATGTGGTGTGATGGGTCAATCTTGAAGTATGAAAAGTTCCATGTGTTTTTGGAAGAGTTCTGTTCTTTTCTACCTTTAGTGTAAAAGGAGAATATTCTTTTCTATAGACAGTTGGGCTAATTTGGTATTGACAGTGTTGAGTTAAAGATTCAATATAGTGCTACTTATAGTTTCATTGCGAACATCCGTTTACATTGAAAAATGATGATTCACTCACATCTATACTTTTGTTTTTGCTTATACTAGGTGGCTAATTTTGAAGTGCTATACACTTTTTTTATGACAATTTTGAGAGATGCAAATTTGCTTGTTTTGTACTATTGAATTTCAGGAAGTGGAACACTCATCAGTAGTTGCTGACTGCATGGATGAAGCCTTGTCATGATTTGTTTACTTTCTCCACCGTATCTGTTGTATTTAGTATCAGACTTGTAGTTTTATCTTGTATAATTAGATATTTGAAAATGAAGAGAACTCGATATTGTTAGAGTGTCGAAATGAAACAGATCCAACTGAAGAAAAATGAATATGGCGGATTCATATAACCTTGTAGATTGTTCGCCTGCTTTTAAGGGTGAAAGAGTATGTATAATTAGCTGTTCCAGTAAACTAAGCAATTAGGCTTGGAAATTTGTCACATTCCGTACAAACTCCAATTAGCATTTGGCCTATCTTACAATTATGCTGAGAATTACGATGCCTCGTTCAAGTTGCTTGTATTATTTCCCTGATATCACATCCTTGAATTGTGGCAGTGTTGGAGCCATACCTAttgggttttaaaggtgtgaatggaaaatgaaaggttgtgacctTTTCGAAAGTTTGTGATTTTTTCAAAGGGTTGTGACCAtttcgaaaggttgtgacttttcgaaAAATTTtgacttttccaaaaaaaaaagtagtgacttttttgaagagttgcgacttttctgaaaggttgtgacttttgtaAAGAGTTGTGACTTTTGTGATAAACCACAATAAACACATGTTCACactaccctttgttgtctataaatagaggattttcctctcatttttaaacattgaatttctccctcttctgcatagattttcttacaaataaagtTGAGTGTTTGTATGATTTTGTTACTGGCTTTTGAGctcgctgaaattattgaagtttgaggtaccactacttctttaatagtttatccattttatcttgggaggaaataatccataacctcgaatacagtgaggggattaaatttcttaaggatacacagtgaattctgtggactcagatactttttatattattatttccaTCTTTATAGTTTCTGGTTTACTAACCTTTACACGGGAGGAACAACAAACTTAAGGGATTTACTTTATTTTCTCTTGTATCTTACAGTTCTGGAGATTAAAACCTTTATGGTTTTATACTCTGTATGAATCTAATattgatttgaagagtataaaactTTTATCAATATGCAAGATTCATTCGGTTAACGATTGAAAGAACATAAAACTTCATCGTTAAACTAGAAACAAGTTGTATATTTCTGCTTCAGCTTATATTCGGTTTGGAGAGCTGGAGACTAAAATCGAAAGACTTTCTACTCCAGTGATTAACTTGGTTCGAAGAAATAAAATCTTCATCAAGTTAATTGAGTTTTTGTTTTTCtcgatttgaagaatataaaaacttcatcgagtTGAACAAAAATCCCTATTTGGTTATTCTGTTGTTTAACACTACTTTTTTTTGTCAAACGGAATGGGAGATATAAATGTATCAAGTTTTGAAGCAAACACAATGTATTCAATCAGTAGAACACCAGTTTCTACAGCAGTGGCTACTGCAGAAAAGCCTAGAAAATTTACTGGTATTGACTTCAAACATTGGCAGTAGAAGATGTTCTTCTATCTTACTACACTCAGTCTACAATGGTTTATAAATGAAGATGTTCATGTGGTAGAGAAAGAAAATCCTGACAATGAAAAGTTTATTGTGACTGAGGCATGAACATATTTTGATTTCCTTTGCAAGAACTACATACTCAATGGATTGGAAGATGGCTTGTATAACGTCTTCAGTATTTGTAAAACCTCTAAAGAACTCTGATATGCTCTTGagaaaaaataccaaactaaaGATGCAGGCTTAAAGAAGTTTGTGGCTGTAAAATTTTTGGACTATAAGATAGTTGATAGCAAGACTGTGATGTCTCAAGTCCAAGAACTACAAGTCATTATTCATGATCTTCTAGCAGAAGGTATGATCAAATTCAATAGTTTTATTGTTAAAATTGTTGAATGTGttgttgattttaaattatccaTTGAAGGTATGATCATAAATGGAATATTTCAAGTAGCGGCAATAATCGAGAAATTGCCTCCTTCATGGAAagacttcaaaaattatttgaagcacAAGCGAAAGGAGATGACTCTTGAAGACTTAAttgttcgtcttaggatcgagGAAGACAACAAGGCTGCTGAAAATAAGGCTAGAGGAAACTCAATAATTATGGGAGAAAATATTATTGAGGATGgtccaaataaatcaaaaaagaggaagaaaccTTCTGGATCGAAGAACTATCCTAGTAAAAAGAAGTTCAAAGGAGACTGCCATAACTGTGGAAAAACTGGACATAAGGCTATGAAATGTCGTGCTtccaagaaggaaaagaagaaaggaCAAGTCAACATGGTTGATATAAATGGGGATGTTGAAAACTTATGTGCAATGCTGACCGAATGCAACCTGGTAAAAAATTCCAAAGAATGATGGCTTGATTCAGGAGCCACGTCACATGTTTGTATGGTACGAGAAGCCTTCGCTACTTATTTTCCTGCCTCACCTGATAAGACTATCTGTATGGAAAATTCTACAATGGCTAAGGTTGAGGGATATGGTAAAGTATTCCTGAAAATGACATACGGCAAGGTGGTGATGCTGAAAAAAGTTTGTCATGTTCTAGAAATGAGAAAGAACTTAGTTTCTGCCGGTCTTCTTATCAAAAATGGATTCAAGTGCGTTCTAGTTTTAGACAAAGTAGTtgttagtaagaatgaaatgtatttagGAAAAGGCTGCCTCATTGAGGgccttttcaaactaaatgtaatggtttttgataataataaagttcaagcttcttcttacttacttgagtcaaataatctatagcattcacgtttaggacatgtcaattaTAAAATATTGCGAAAACTGATCAACTTAAatgtattgcctaactttgagtgcaataaataaaaatgtcaagtatgtattgaatctaagtatgctaagcatccttataaatctgttGAAAGGAATTccagtcccttagaattgattcacacatacatttgtgatatgaagtcaacacTAACTCATGGTGGAAAAAAgttttttataacttttattgacgattgcactagATATTATTATGTCTATTTGTtgaatagtaaggatgaagcaatagaAGCATTTAGAAAATACAAAACTGAAGTTAAAAATcagttgaataaaaagataaaaatgataagaagtgatagaggtggaAAATATGAATCTCCTTTTGCAGAAATATGTTTGGAAAATGGAATCACCCATCAAAGTACTGCCCCTCACTCACCTCAATCAAATAGAATTGCAGAAAGGAAAAACCaaactttaaagaaaaaatgatgAATGTCTTACTTATAAGTTCAGGTTTATCACAAAGCTTGTGGGAGGAAGTCATCCTTACAGCAAATTGAATACTCAATAGAGTTCTCCACAGCAAAACATAGTATATTCCATATGGgaaatggaaagaaagaaaatcaaacttgaaatatttcaaagtgtggggaTGTCTAGCCAAAGTCCAAGTTCTTAAACCTAAGAGGGTCATAATAGGACCTAAGACTG
This Solanum dulcamara chromosome 1, daSolDulc1.2, whole genome shotgun sequence DNA region includes the following protein-coding sequences:
- the LOC129891735 gene encoding uncharacterized protein LOC129891735, translating into MGDINVSSFEANTMYSISRTPVSTAVATAEKPRKFTGLKKFVAVKFLDYKIVDSKTVMSQVQELQVIIHDLLAEGMIINGIFQVAAIIEKLPPSWKDFKNYLKHKRKEMTLEDLIVRLRIEEDNKAAENKARGNSIIMGENIIEDGPNKSKKRKKPSGSKNYPSKKKFKGDCHNCGKTGHKAMKCRASKKEKKKGQVNMVDINGDVENLCAMLTECNLVKNSKE